The Tessaracoccus aquimaris sequence CATGGCGGGCCAGAACAACTGGCTCTTCACCACCGTCGCGTAGTTGTCCAACGCGACCCACGGCGCCTCTCCGGTGAAGAACGTGCGGGTGTTGTACTCCTGGAAGCTCATCACCACGTTCTTGACGATGGGGTAGCCGAAGTACAGGGCGATGAAGATGGCCGCAGGGGCGAGGAACAGGGCCTTTGCCAGCTCCTCGCGCCGCTTGTGGCGGCGAGAGGAGGGCACAATCGTTGCGGAAGTCATGGTGATCTCCGAGCGGCGACCCGCCTACTTCGCCTCGGCCTGGGCGAACGCCTCCTGCGGGGTCGCCTTGCCGGTGATGCCCAGTTGGATGGCGTTGTAGATGACGGTGGCTGCGGCGGGCCATTCGGTGCCGAGCTTTCCGGTCCGGGAGCGTGCGCTGACGACCTGGTCGGCGAAGGTCTTCATGCTCGGCACGTCCTGGACGTAGGTGTCGAGCAGGTCGGTGCGCGTCGGCACGGTGAAGCGCTCCTTGGCCAACTGGAGTTCGTTGTCCTTCTCCGAGAGGCAGCTGACCAGCTCGGCCGCCTTCTTCTGCTTGTCCTTGTTGCCGGTGGCGGGGACGGTCCACACCTCGCCGCCGAGCGGGGCGACCGGGGTCTGGCCCGCCTCGCGGACTGGGACGAGCACCGAGTCGTACTTGATCCCCGACTCGTCGAGGGCCGGGATCTGCCACGGGCCGTTGATCATCATGGCCGTCTTTCCCGCGATGAACTGGTCGTTGACGTCGGCCTGGCTCCAGTTGATCACGCTGGAGGACGCCGAGCCCGACTTCACGAGGTCGACCCAGAGCTCAAGGGCCTGGGCGACCTCGGGGGAGGTGAGATCGGTCTCGTCGCCTCCGTTGGTCCACATGAAGGGCAGGAACTGCCACGAGCCCTCGTAGGTCGCGATGGCCGAGAACGCGATGCCGTACCGATCGCCCTGCTTGAGCTTCGCGGCGACCGTCTTCAGTTCATCCCACGTCTTGGGCGGCGTCACGCCAGCCTCCTCCAGCATGTCGACGTTGTAGAACAGACCGATCGTGTTGACGGTGGGAGCGAGGCCGTAGACCTCGCCCTCGTAGGTCGCGGCCTGGAGGATGCCCTCGGCGAACCCTGACGTGTCGACCCCGTAGTCGCTGAGCGGCGTGAGGCCGCCCGTCTTGGCGATCTCCTGCACGTCGGGGTTGTCGAGCATGAGGACGTCGGGCAGCGTCTTGGACGACGCCCGCTGCAGGACGCCCTGGATGAGGTCGGCTCCCGGCACCGTCTCGCGCTTGACGGTGACACCGATCTTCGTTGCACAGGCGTCGAGGGCCTTCTGGATGAACCCCTTGTCGGGCTCGTTGTTGTAGTAGTCGAGGACGGAGAGGGTCGACGAGTCGCCCGAGGACTGGTTACTGCCCCCTCCGCCGCAGGCGACGAGGGTGAGTGACATGGTTGCTGCGAGGCCGGCCGTGACGAGGTGTCGTGTTTTGGGCATGGCGAAGTCTCCTTGTGATCGGCGCGATGTGCGTGTTCGTGGGATCCGTCAGCTTTGACGGTCATGAAGAGGCGATAGAGTTAAGCGCTTAACTCTGTAGTCAGCAGTATTGGTTCGCCAAGAGACAAAGTCAACCCCCTTCCCCGAAAAATGGGACAATCCACCTGATCAACCTCGAGAGCAGGGAAGTGACACAAGATGGCGACGATGCAGGAGGTCGCGGAGCACGCCGGTGTGTCGATCGCCACCGTCTCGTTCGTTGTGAACGGAACCAAGCGGGTCTCACCGCAGACGCAGGCCAAGGTCGAGGCCGCCATGCGGGAACTTGGCTACGCCCGCAACCACGCGGCGAGCGCCCTTGCGAGGGGTCGCACAGACATCCTGGCGCTGCTGTCGCCCGCGCTGGAGCGCAACCTGAGCGGGACGGGGATGGAGTTCATCACCCGCGCGGCCGAACGTGCGCTGCAACGCGGCTACAAGCTGGTCCTATGGCCCTTCGACAACCAGGCAAGCAGCGTCCAGTCGCTGATCGCGTCGCGGCTCGTCGCGGGAGCGGTGCTGATGGAGGTCGAGTTGCACGACGCCCGCGTTCCAGCACTCCGGGAGAGCGGGCTTCCGTTCTCCCTGATCGGTCGGACGCTCGACCCCACGGGGATGGCGTGGGTCGACGTCGACTTCGATGCCTCCATCGTCGGAACGATGAAGGACCTGCTCGGACTGGGGCACCGTCGGATCGCCTACGTCGACTTCGTGCTGGGAGATGATCCGGAGGCAAGCGTCTTCGCCGGGGCGGTGCGCGCGCGCAACGCCTACATCGACACCATGAGGTCCGTCGGCGGATCACCGGTGCTCCTGCGCTGCCCCGAGACGCCGTGGGACGGGCGACACCTCGTGTCCCGGCTCCTCGCCGATCACCCGGACGTGACGGCACTGGTGGTGATGAACGAACATGCCGCCCCTGGCATCGTCCTCGGGCTCGCCGCCGCGGGGGTGCGGGTGCCGGAGGACATGTCGATCATCTCGGTCGGAACCACGTCGATGATGGCCGCATTCACGGATCCGGTCCTGACGCACACCGTCTCGCCCGCGCGCGAACTCAGCAGGCTGGGCGTCGACGCCGTCATCGATCGGATCAACGATCCTGAGCTGCCCCTGCCGCAGATCCTGCTTCCGTGCATGCGGGCCAGCGGGGAGTCGGTGGCTCCGCCGCGATCCTGACGACGGCCCTAACCTTCCCACCCGGCGGTAGCGTTGTCTGCAGACGACGGGAGACACCATGGTGAGGAAGCGCACGGCCAAGGACACCTGGCGGGCCACGATCACCGAACTCGACCAGGTCGACGATGCCGTCTACGACGCCATCGCCTCCTCGCGCGGGCCGATGCTGGACTCCTTCATGCCGAAGCTCACCAACATCGCCGACCACGGCGTGCTCTGGTGGGGCGTCGCCGGCCTCCTGGCGCTGACCGGCGGCGCAAAGGGACGCAGGGCGGCGTTGCGCGGCATGGCGACGCTCGGCGTCAGCAGCCTGCTTGCCAACCAGGTCTTCAAGCGCACGATCCATCGCGAACGCCCCGACCGATCGCTGCTCCCGTTCGGACGCAACGGGCGGCGTCGACCGACCTCTTCGTCGTTCCCGAGCGGGCACGCCGCATCTGCCGCAGCCTTCGCCGCGGGCGCCTCCTCTGAGTGGCCGAGCCTCGGGGTTCCGCTCAGCACCCTCGCGGGAGCGGTCGGGATCTCGCGGGTCGCCACCGGAGCTCACTACCCGTCCGACGTGCTCGCGGGCTTCCTGCTCGGCGGTTCCATCGCCGCGTGGGGGTCCAAGGTGGTGCCCGTCCCGGAGGACCCGATCGTCGACCGCACCGGCCTGGGCCAGGTCGACCTGGGTGCCCGTCCTGACGGCGCAGGCGTCGTCCTGTTCGTCAATCCCGAGTCGAACAGCGGCAAGGGGGAGCGCGTCCTGAGGGTGGTCCGGCGCAGGCTGCCAGCCACCCGGATCGTCGAGCTACGCAAGGGCGAGGAGTGGCTGGACGTGATGCGCCGCGAGTCCGACGGCGCGGAGATCATGGCGGTCGCGGGCGGCGACGGCACCGTCCGCACGGCTGCCGCCGTCGCGCTGGAGAGGGACCTGCCGCTCGCGGTGCTGCCTGCAGGCACCTTCAACCACTTCGCCAAGGACCTCGGCCAGTTCCCGCTCCGTGCGGCGATCCGGGCGATCCGGGAGGGAAGCGCCAACCGGGTCGACGTGGCGTACGTCAACGACGGGCTCTTCGTGAACACGGCGAGCGTCGGCGCCTACACCGATTTCGTCCGGATCCGCGAGAAGTACCAGCGCCGGATCGGCAAACCGGCGGCCGCCGTCCTCGCCTCGCTCCGAGTGCTGAGGAAGCGCGAGTCGATGCGGATCAGGGTCGACGGCTCAGAACTCGAGGTCAACCTTCTCTTCCTCGGCAACGGCCAGTACGAGCCGCAGGGCTTCGCGCCGTCGATGCGCTCCCAACTCGACGACGGCATCGTCGACCTGCGACTGCTGGATGTGCCGAGCGGCATCAAGCGGTGGGGCGCGATCTTCTCGCTGGTGGCGGGACGGCTGGCGGGGAGCCGGTACTACCGCGTCACCTCCGCGTCGCACCTCGACATCGAACTGTTGGACGGGCCGCGCAGGGTCGCCCGGGACGGTGAGGTGGGAGAGTCGGCCGATCGCCTCACGGTGAGGGTCAAGAGGCGCGCGTTGACCGTGCTCCGACCGCGCTGACGGTCACCGGTGTGAGGCTCAGGGCTTCGGGCTCGGCGTCGGGGTCGGGACCGGCGTCGGGGTCTTGCTCGGGACGATGCAGATCTGACCCTCCACGGAGCTGACCTGGTTCAGGGGCTTGTCGTTGTAGACCGGCTTGTCTGTGGCGAGCAGGATGTCCACCGTGCCGTCCACGCGGTCGTCGTACTCGATCTTCGGCTCGACGAACTGGGAGGCCACCAGCCGGACCTGGGCGTACTGGGACTTGCTGGTGCGGATGGTCAGGACCTTGATGCGTTCCTCGGTGTTGCCGGTTCGCACCACGTTGAAACCGGCACTCTGGAGGTGCGACTGAACGCGGCTGGCCTGGCCAGAAGTGAACCCTCCGTTGAAGATCCGCACGCTCACCTGGGAGACGGTGACGCTGTCTGCGGACTGCGTGACGCATGGGGTGGGCGACGGCGACGGGAGCGGAGCGGTCAGCGAGTTCCAGCCCCAGAACGCTCCCCAGGCGAGCAGCCCAAGCAACCCCAGGAGGATCACGGGTGTCGCAATGAGCCTGAAGATTCGCACGCTTGTCTCTGCCTTCGCTGGTCGGACCACGTCGGTGTGGTGAGTACCTTAGTTCAACTCAAGCACGCGGGCGTGCATTGTCTGGCGCTGTTGCAGCGCGGCGCGGAGTGCGCGGTGGAGGCCGTCCTCCAGGTAGAGCTCGCCCCGATACGAGACCACATGGGCGAACAGGTCGCCGTAGAAGGTCGAATCCTCCTCCAGCAGGGCCTCCAGATCGAGGGTGCGCTTCGTCGTGACGAGTTCATCCAGGCGCACCTGGTGCGGCGGGATGGCGATCCACTGCTTCTGGGTATAGCCGTGGTCCGGGTATGGGCGGGAATCGCCTACTCGCTTGAAGATCACCTGGCCAGAGTACCCGCAACGGTTCCATGCCTGCCCCTCGGCCCGAGGAGTAGGCCGGTTCGTGGGCGCGGCCCTCGCCCGATATGGGAAGGTAGGCCCGTGAACGATGCACCCGATATCGAGCAGATCCGCGCCGGCTACACCTTCGACGTCGACTCCGCGACGCTGGGGGTCCTGATCGACGGCGGCACCCCCGTCACCGACGTGCCGATCCGCATCCCGCTGAGCATGTTCAACCGCCACGGCCTGGTCGCCGGTGCCACGGGAACCGGCAAGACCGTCACGCTCCAGGTGATGGCAGAGGCGCTCAGCAGCGCAGGGGTCCCGGTCTTTGCCGCCGACATCAAGGGCGACCTGAGCGGCATGGCGACGGCGCCGCAGCCGAGCGAGAAGCTGCTGGCCCGCACGCAGGCGCAGGGGCAGCCGTGGGAGGCCGCGGCATTCCCGACGGAGTTCTACGCCCTCGGCGGCGAGGGCGTCGGCATCCCCGTCCGGGCGACCGTGTCCGCATTCGGGCCGATCCTGCTGTCCAAGGTGCTCGGCCTGAACCAGGTGCAGGAGTCATCGCTCGGGCTGGTGTTCCACTACGCGGACAAGAACGGCCTCGCGCTGCTCGACCTCAAGGACCTGGTCGAGCTGCTCAAGTACCTCACCTCCGACGACGGGAAGGCCGAGCTGAAGGGCATCGGCGGCGTCAGCACCGCCACCGCTGGCGTGATCCTCCGCTCGCTCGTGACGATCGCCGACCAGGGGGCCGACGTGTTCTTCGGCGAGCCCGAGTTCGACCCGTCCGAACTGCTGCGGGTCGCCCCCGACGGCCGCGGCGTCGTCTCGCTGCTCGAGCTTCCCAAGCTCGCGTCCCGTCCGGCGCTGTTCTCCACCTTCCTGATGTGGCTGCTCGCCGACATGTACGCGGACCTCCCCGAGGTCGGCGACATCGACAAGCCCAAGCTGGTGTTCTTCTTCGATGAGGCCCACCTGCTGTTCAACGGCGCCTCGAAGGCCTTCCTCGACGCGATCACGCAGACCGTTCGGCTGATCCGCTCCAAGGGCATCGGCGTCTTCTTCGTGACGCAGACCCCCAAGGACGTCCCCGACGACGTCCTCGCCCAACTCGGCTCCCGCGTTCAGCACCAGTTGCGGGCCCACACCCCAACGACGCGAAGGCGCTCAAGGCCACCGTCGCGACCTACCCCAACTCCGCCTACGACCTCGAGCAACTCCTGCAGCAGTTGGGTATCGGCGAGGCGATCGTCACGGTGATGAGCGAGAAGGGCGCCCCGACGCCTGTCGCGTGGACCAAGATCTGGGCACCTACGTCTCAGATGGGCGCCACTCCCGAGCCCCAGGTGCAGGCCATCGTCGATGCGTCGCCGCTCAAGGCTAAGTACGGCGAGGCGATCGACCGGGAGTCGGCCTACGAACTGCTCACCAAGCGCCTCGAGGAGGGCGCTCGGCAGGCTGAGGCGGAGCAGGCCGAGAAGGCCCGCGCCGAGCAGATGAAGGCCGCTCAGGCCGAGGTCGAGCGCCAGGAGAAGGAGTTTCAGCGCCAGCAGCGCGAGGCGGAGAAGGAGCGCGCCCGGATCGAGCGCGAGGCCCGCGCCGACGAGGCGGCTCGCCGAAAGTACGAGCGGGAGAACCCGTCTCTCGTGCAGCAGGTGACCAAGTCCACGGTCTTCAAGGACCTGGTCCGCACTGCGGGGCGCGAGATCATCCGCGGCATCTTCGGAACGGGCCGCCGGAGCAGATGATGCGTCGGAGGGCGTTCGGCACGCTCGCGCTGATCGCCTTGGCGGGCTGCGCGCGCGACGGCGAGACGCCCTCCTCTTCCCGACCGGTGCCCGCCAGCGGCGCGCCCGAGACGGACTACAGCAGGCCGCTATCGGCCGTGATGGACATCCTGCGCACCGGCGGCGTCAGCCTCTATCTGGCGCACCCCGGCGTGATCGGTGACGCGCTGTCCGACCTTGGCCGCCAGGTGGCGACCGAGGTGGGCGAGGCCTTCGCGGCGCTCGACGTAGAGGTCACCGTCACGACCTCTCCCGCTCCGTACTGCCGCGAGACGGCCGACGTCGCGTTCGCCGGGTCGGAGGCGACCGTCGACGACCTGCTTGGCGACCTGAGCGACGCCGAGGGACGTGAGGACCAGGTCACGGCGCACGCAGCGAAGCGCCTCGCGAGCAGCGTCCCGTGGGGCGAGGTCGCCGTCCTGATCGGCCACCCTGGCAACATCACCGCCGTCACCGGGGTGCCGGTCAACGAGGGCGAGGGCCTGATCTGCGCGAGGGCAGGAGGCTCGTTCCAGGTACTGGCGGAGACCATGCCCAACGACTGGGCGCGGATGAAGTAGCGCCCGCCTCAGGACGCGGTGAACCGCTCGATGCTCGGGTCGTTGCGGACCCGGTCGCTGATCGCCTGCAACTGCTCCGCGAGCGACTGGGCCGTCAACTGGGCCGACAGGAATTGGCTCCACAGCTTCCCCTGCTCCGGGGCGAGGCCGTAATAGTCGGCGAACCGCCACGAGAAGACATGCTCCCCTGCGTCGGCGAGCAGGCGGGTCTGCGACGTCAGCGCCGACGACTGCAGGTCGGTGGGGATCGAGTTGCGCACCACCGTCGGCAGCAGGTTCGTGCGGGTGAACTCCTGTGCCACCTCGGGGGCCAGCAGTGCGCGCAACAGCGCCTTGCCTCCCTCCGGGTTGGCGGCCTTCGCAGGCACGAGGAACGCCTCGGTCGGGGTCGAGTGGATCGCGGTCGCCGGGAAGGTGGGCGACGATGTCTGCGTCGGGACGGGTGCCGCCATCATCTCGAAGCCCTCGGCGGTCTCGGACGCCATCTCCTTCGCGATCCAGGAACCCGACGGGTACAGCAGGGCGCGCTTGTTCTTCGACCATTCGGCCTGGGCGTCGAGGAAGCTGCCGCCGTGCAGCACGAAGCCCTCCTTGACGCACGACTCGAGTTGGGTGAGTGCCCCGAGGACGGCGGGCTGTGCCCAGCCGTCCGGCTCCAGGTTGTCCAGCGCGATCCGGACCTTGTCGCCGCCCTCCTTGATGGCCGAACTGATGGCCAACTCCTGGTAGTAGTGCGCGACCTCGTCGCCCCAGACGAACAGGAAGGTGTCGAGCGTGCGGGCCTCGTCGCCGAGCACCAGCATGTCGTCCCAGGTAGCGGGGACGGCCCAGCCCTCCGCGGCGAACCGAGATCCGGAGTACCAGAGCCCGTAGACGGAGAGGGCGTAGTGCAGCGCGATGAGCTTGTCGTTGACGATGCCCGGCGTCAGGGCGTTGGCGAACAGCGTGTCCTTGATCACATCGCCGTCGGCGTTCTTCGCGTCGATGACGTCGTCGAGGGTGAGGAAGGCCTCCACCATCTCCGCCACCGCGAGTTGGTCCGCGCCGGAGTTGTCGATCAGGTCGGGAGGGGTGGCGCCCTCGGCGAAGCGGGGGGTGAGGGCCTCCGAGACGTTGCTGACGACGCTGACGTCCGCCGTTACAGACGGGTAGGTCGCGTGCAGCACCTCGGCGGCCAACGTCACGTAGTCCGCCCCGAACGCTCCGTCGAAGATGACGGCGTCGACGATGGTCTTGTCGCCCGGACGCAGCGGCCAACTGGACGGGGTGGGGGTCGGCGAGGCGGACGTCTGCGGCGGCTGAGGCTCGCGGGTGCAGGCGGCCAACGGCGCGACGGCAAGCACCGACAGCAGGGTTCGGCGACTCAACGGTGGCATGGGGCTCCTCAGCAGACGAGCCCACCCTACGGCAGCGTGGGGTGCGACGCCGTCACACCCAGGTCGTCAGGTCAGCGACCGGTTCCCGCGTAGACGGTGGCCTCCCGCTCGGCGTCGAGGCCGAACGCGGTGTGGGCGGCGCGCACTGCACGGTCGACGTCATCGGCGCCGACGATCACCGAGATCCGGATCTCCGAGGTGGAGATCATCTGCAGGTTCACGTCTGCCTTCGCCAGCGCGTCGAAGAACGTGGCGGAGACGCCAGGGTGCGAGCGCATGCCGACGCCGACGACGGAGATCTTGCCGACCTGGTCGTCGTAGAGCAGTTCATCGAAGCCCAACTCGGTCTGGATGGCCTCGAGGGCGCCGATCGCGCGGGCACCGTCTGCCATCGGGAGCGTGAAGGAGATGTCGGTCTTGGTGTCGCTGAGGCGCGACACGTTCTGGACGATCATGTCGATGTTGAGTTCCTCGTCGGCGATCGCCCGGAAGATGCGGGCCGCCTCGCCGACCTTGTCTGGAACGCCCGTGACGGTGATCTTGGCCTCGCCGCGATCGTGCGCGACGCCCGTGATGATGGCTTCTTCCATGGTGTCGTCCTTCGTGATCTCGTCCTGGTTCTTGACCCAGGTGCCCTGCTGGTCGCTGAAAGAGGAGCGCACGTGCACCGGCACGCCCTCGCGGCGGGCGTACTCGACGCACCGCAGGTGGAGGATCTTGGCGCCCGAGGCGGCCATCTCCATCATGTCCTCGTAGCCGATCTCGCGGATGTGGCGGGCGGACGGCACGATGCGCGGGTCGGCGGTGTAGACGCCGTCGACATCGGAGTAGATCTCGCAGTAGTCGGCGCCAAGCGCCGCGGCGAGCGCGACGGCGGTGGTGTCGGAGGCGCCGCGGCCGAGCGTCGTGACGTCCTTCGTCGTCTGCGCGACGCCCTGGAAGCCGGCCACGATCGCGACGTTGCCCTCCGAGAGGGCCTTCTCGACGCGGCCGGGGTGATGTCGATGATGCGGGCGTTGCCGTGGATCGGGGTGGTGATCACGCCGGCCTGCGAGCCGGTGTAGGAGACGGCGTCGACTCCGAGGTCGGCGAGCGCCATGGCGAGCAGCGCGGCCGACTGGCGTTCTCCGGTGGTCAGCAGCATGTCCAGTTCGCGGGACTTCGGCCGTGGCGACACCTTGA is a genomic window containing:
- a CDS encoding phosphatase PAP2 family protein is translated as MVRKRTAKDTWRATITELDQVDDAVYDAIASSRGPMLDSFMPKLTNIADHGVLWWGVAGLLALTGGAKGRRAALRGMATLGVSSLLANQVFKRTIHRERPDRSLLPFGRNGRRRPTSSSFPSGHAASAAAFAAGASSEWPSLGVPLSTLAGAVGISRVATGAHYPSDVLAGFLLGGSIAAWGSKVVPVPEDPIVDRTGLGQVDLGARPDGAGVVLFVNPESNSGKGERVLRVVRRRLPATRIVELRKGEEWLDVMRRESDGAEIMAVAGGDGTVRTAAAVALERDLPLAVLPAGTFNHFAKDLGQFPLRAAIRAIREGSANRVDVAYVNDGLFVNTASVGAYTDFVRIREKYQRRIGKPAAAVLASLRVLRKRESMRIRVDGSELEVNLLFLGNGQYEPQGFAPSMRSQLDDGIVDLRLLDVPSGIKRWGAIFSLVAGRLAGSRYYRVTSASHLDIELLDGPRRVARDGEVGESADRLTVRVKRRALTVLRPR
- a CDS encoding sugar ABC transporter substrate-binding protein — encoded protein: MPKTRHLVTAGLAATMSLTLVACGGGGSNQSSGDSSTLSVLDYYNNEPDKGFIQKALDACATKIGVTVKRETVPGADLIQGVLQRASSKTLPDVLMLDNPDVQEIAKTGGLTPLSDYGVDTSGFAEGILQAATYEGEVYGLAPTVNTIGLFYNVDMLEEAGVTPPKTWDELKTVAAKLKQGDRYGIAFSAIATYEGSWQFLPFMWTNGGDETDLTSPEVAQALELWVDLVKSGSASSSVINWSQADVNDQFIAGKTAMMINGPWQIPALDESGIKYDSVLVPVREAGQTPVAPLGGEVWTVPATGNKDKQKKAAELVSCLSEKDNELQLAKERFTVPTRTDLLDTYVQDVPSMKTFADQVVSARSRTGKLGTEWPAAATVIYNAIQLGITGKATPQEAFAQAEAK
- the ngcE gene encoding N-acetylglucosamine/diacetylchitobiose ABC transporter substrate-binding protein — its product is MPPLSRRTLLSVLAVAPLAACTREPQPPQTSASPTPTPSSWPLRPGDKTIVDAVIFDGAFGADYVTLAAEVLHATYPSVTADVSVVSNVSEALTPRFAEGATPPDLIDNSGADQLAVAEMVEAFLTLDDVIDAKNADGDVIKDTLFANALTPGIVNDKLIALHYALSVYGLWYSGSRFAAEGWAVPATWDDMLVLGDEARTLDTFLFVWGDEVAHYYQELAISSAIKEGGDKVRIALDNLEPDGWAQPAVLGALTQLESCVKEGFVLHGGSFLDAQAEWSKNKRALLYPSGSWIAKEMASETAEGFEMMAAPVPTQTSSPTFPATAIHSTPTEAFLVPAKAANPEGGKALLRALLAPEVAQEFTRTNLLPTVVRNSIPTDLQSSALTSQTRLLADAGEHVFSWRFADYYGLAPEQGKLWSQFLSAQLTAQSLAEQLQAISDRVRNDPSIERFTAS
- a CDS encoding LacI family DNA-binding transcriptional regulator; its protein translation is MATMQEVAEHAGVSIATVSFVVNGTKRVSPQTQAKVEAAMRELGYARNHAASALARGRTDILALLSPALERNLSGTGMEFITRAAERALQRGYKLVLWPFDNQASSVQSLIASRLVAGAVLMEVELHDARVPALRESGLPFSLIGRTLDPTGMAWVDVDFDASIVGTMKDLLGLGHRRIAYVDFVLGDDPEASVFAGAVRARNAYIDTMRSVGGSPVLLRCPETPWDGRHLVSRLLADHPDVTALVVMNEHAAPGIVLGLAAAGVRVPEDMSIISVGTTSMMAAFTDPVLTHTVSPARELSRLGVDAVIDRINDPELPLPQILLPCMRASGESVAPPRS
- a CDS encoding LytR C-terminal domain-containing protein is translated as MRIFRLIATPVILLGLLGLLAWGAFWGWNSLTAPLPSPSPTPCVTQSADSVTVSQVSVRIFNGGFTSGQASRVQSHLQSAGFNVVRTGNTEERIKVLTIRTSKSQYAQVRLVASQFVEPKIEYDDRVDGTVDILLATDKPVYNDKPLNQVSSVEGQICIVPSKTPTPVPTPTPSPKP
- a CDS encoding type II toxin-antitoxin system VapB family antitoxin — encoded protein: MIFKRVGDSRPYPDHGYTQKQWIAIPPHQVRLDELVTTKRTLDLEALLEEDSTFYGDLFAHVVSYRGELYLEDGLHRALRAALQQRQTMHARVLELN